A genomic segment from Luteolibacter ambystomatis encodes:
- a CDS encoding arylesterase — MILGDSITAGYGLDDPEAAYPAVLQKKVEAAKLPYTIVNAGVSGDTTSGGLRRIKWVLGSGADVLVIALGGNDGLRGIQPKQTEENLTAIITQAREKVPGITIVLAGMQMPGNMGPDYTTSFREIFPKVAKDKEAKLIPFLIEGVGGDPKLNQADQIHPTSEGQKIVAENVWKVLEPVLKERKKK; from the coding sequence GTGATTCTCGGCGACAGCATCACCGCCGGCTACGGTCTGGATGATCCGGAGGCTGCCTACCCCGCCGTGCTGCAAAAGAAGGTGGAGGCCGCGAAGCTGCCCTACACCATCGTCAATGCGGGCGTGAGCGGCGACACCACCTCCGGCGGCCTCCGCCGCATCAAGTGGGTGCTCGGCAGCGGCGCGGACGTGCTGGTCATCGCCCTCGGCGGCAATGACGGCCTGCGCGGCATCCAACCGAAGCAGACTGAGGAAAATCTAACCGCCATCATCACCCAGGCCCGCGAGAAAGTTCCCGGCATCACCATCGTCCTCGCCGGCATGCAGATGCCCGGGAACATGGGACCGGACTACACCACCAGCTTCCGCGAGATCTTTCCAAAAGTGGCGAAGGACAAGGAAGCCAAGCTCATCCCCTTCCTCATCGAAGGCGTGGGCGGCGATCCCAAGCTCAATCAGGCCGACCAGATCCATCCCACCTCGGAAGGGCAGAAGATTGTCGCCGAAAACGTGTGGAAGGTGCTGGAGCCAGTGTTGAAGGAGCGGAAGAAGAAGTGA
- a CDS encoding DNA polymerase III subunit alpha, with protein sequence MKPIFAGEFHARSAFSFLRGANTPDELVIRALELGYDCLAITDHNGFYGSARANKRRDFLKEDGAGVIRANVGATWEMADGSHLPVLCMDRDGYQSLSRGFTHMHLDGGFVIESGVSGLIALTGDREGPVCRHLLRDNRAAALHEAEKLVALFGRDNVYVEINRHELRDDRRLNRQLVDLAEHLKLRLLACNAPLHVFKTDRLLSDAFACLRNHVTLDEAGHLLAVNGERHLKSPAEMDALFADLPEALENTRHLRDRLEFTLEDLGYRFPDFPDERGQPMSMADQTRRLRELAEAEFNRISPRHTMNGWNQIAKEVDVIHRLGFSGYFLTVHDIVHFAKSQGIFCQGRGSAANSVVCYTLGITAVDPIKNGLLFDRFLVEDQVAWPDVDIDFPSGEKRESVIQYVFQKYGARGAAMTANVISYRSRSAFREMSKVLGFSESIADRFSNEGSSSWKHSPKTAKEKQEDFEQRTSTFLPPSHPRFGALSKLFNAVLGKPRHLGQHSGGIIVCAGRLDSVVPIQRATMPGRAVVQWDKDDCEDLGIVKIDLLGLGTLAAMEDIIEICGKRGVPEVLGGMDLEEPEVFAMMQRADTIGTFQVESRAQMASLPLFKPNSYYDVAMQVAIIRPGPIVGDLVHPLIARRQGKEKIDYIHEDCQDILERTYGVALFQEQVLLMARKMAGFDSRQADKLRRAIAFTRDDERMKRIEAELREGMTRNGHDEEVQEKMAEAISKFALYGFPESHALSFAYLAYASCWLKLHHPAAFYTGLINNQPMGFYSVHTLMQDAKHRGIRFLPVSVVHSGVMTDVVDEKTIRLGLHRVKGLSADTMKRLVDERGKHAFESLEDFLEHARPKDKERRALAKAGALNDLPQVVHRRHALWQSELPIREELLRHENTAPVLPPMAMAERLSADLETQGASTGPHPMKLWRQTNTLRLQRARDLDCQPHGMPVTVGGMVICRQRPGTAKGHCFISLEDETGIANLFVPESTYKLFRLVIVTEGYLLAEGRVQRRGDSLPTVYVTSIRSLPGFDPTHGTSSHDFH encoded by the coding sequence ATGAAACCGATCTTCGCAGGCGAGTTCCACGCGCGCTCGGCGTTCTCGTTCCTGCGTGGTGCGAACACGCCGGATGAGTTGGTCATCCGGGCGCTGGAGCTGGGTTACGATTGCCTCGCGATCACGGATCACAATGGGTTCTACGGTTCGGCCCGCGCCAACAAGCGGAGAGACTTCCTGAAAGAAGATGGTGCAGGTGTGATCCGCGCGAATGTGGGAGCGACCTGGGAGATGGCGGATGGTTCCCACCTTCCGGTCCTTTGCATGGATCGGGACGGCTATCAGTCGCTCAGCCGTGGCTTCACCCATATGCATTTGGACGGCGGATTTGTGATCGAGTCCGGTGTATCCGGGTTGATCGCCTTGACCGGGGATCGGGAAGGGCCGGTGTGCCGGCATCTGCTGCGCGACAACAGGGCGGCCGCCCTTCATGAAGCGGAGAAGCTGGTGGCTCTCTTCGGGCGCGACAACGTGTATGTCGAAATCAACCGCCACGAGCTGCGCGACGACCGCCGCTTGAACCGGCAGCTTGTGGATCTCGCGGAGCATTTGAAGCTCCGCTTGCTCGCGTGCAATGCACCGCTGCATGTGTTCAAGACGGACCGCTTGTTGTCGGATGCCTTCGCTTGTCTGAGGAATCATGTGACGCTGGATGAAGCGGGGCATCTGCTGGCGGTGAATGGTGAGCGTCATTTGAAATCGCCCGCGGAAATGGACGCCTTGTTTGCCGATCTGCCCGAAGCGCTGGAGAATACACGGCATCTGCGGGATCGGCTGGAGTTCACGCTGGAGGATCTCGGTTACCGCTTCCCGGATTTTCCGGATGAGCGTGGCCAGCCGATGTCGATGGCGGATCAGACCCGCAGGTTGCGCGAACTGGCCGAGGCGGAATTCAACCGGATCAGCCCGCGCCATACCATGAACGGTTGGAATCAGATCGCAAAGGAGGTGGATGTGATCCACCGGCTCGGATTCTCCGGCTACTTCCTGACAGTGCATGACATCGTCCACTTCGCGAAGTCACAGGGCATTTTCTGCCAAGGGCGTGGTTCCGCTGCGAACTCCGTGGTTTGCTATACCCTGGGCATTACTGCGGTAGACCCCATCAAGAACGGGCTGCTGTTCGATCGTTTCCTGGTCGAGGATCAGGTGGCGTGGCCGGATGTGGACATCGATTTTCCCTCCGGGGAAAAGCGCGAGTCCGTGATCCAATATGTGTTTCAGAAATACGGCGCACGTGGGGCCGCGATGACGGCGAATGTCATCTCCTATCGCTCGCGGTCCGCCTTCCGAGAAATGTCGAAGGTGCTGGGGTTTTCCGAATCCATCGCCGACCGGTTTTCAAACGAAGGCTCTTCCAGTTGGAAGCATTCGCCGAAGACCGCAAAGGAAAAGCAGGAGGACTTCGAGCAGCGGACGTCGACATTCCTGCCTCCATCCCATCCACGCTTTGGCGCGCTCTCGAAGCTCTTCAATGCCGTGTTGGGAAAACCGCGTCATCTGGGGCAGCACTCTGGCGGCATCATCGTATGTGCGGGGCGGTTGGATTCTGTGGTGCCGATCCAGCGCGCGACCATGCCCGGCCGGGCTGTGGTGCAGTGGGACAAGGACGATTGCGAGGATCTCGGCATTGTGAAGATCGACCTGCTGGGCTTGGGAACACTGGCGGCGATGGAGGACATCATCGAAATCTGCGGGAAGCGCGGTGTTCCGGAAGTGCTGGGCGGGATGGATCTGGAGGAGCCGGAGGTCTTTGCCATGATGCAGCGTGCGGACACGATAGGAACCTTCCAGGTGGAATCCCGTGCGCAGATGGCCTCGCTGCCCTTGTTCAAGCCGAACTCCTACTACGATGTCGCCATGCAGGTGGCCATCATCCGGCCGGGTCCCATCGTGGGGGATCTGGTGCATCCCTTGATTGCGAGACGGCAGGGGAAGGAGAAGATCGATTACATCCATGAGGATTGTCAGGACATTCTGGAGCGTACCTATGGTGTGGCCCTGTTTCAGGAACAGGTGCTGTTGATGGCCCGGAAGATGGCGGGCTTCGACAGCAGGCAGGCGGACAAACTGCGCCGTGCCATCGCCTTCACCCGGGATGATGAGCGCATGAAACGCATTGAGGCGGAGCTACGGGAAGGCATGACTCGGAACGGACATGATGAGGAGGTGCAGGAGAAGATGGCGGAAGCCATCAGCAAGTTCGCCCTCTACGGCTTTCCGGAGAGCCACGCGCTCTCATTTGCCTACCTCGCTTATGCATCCTGTTGGCTGAAGCTCCATCATCCCGCCGCTTTCTACACCGGTCTCATCAACAACCAGCCGATGGGCTTCTACTCCGTCCACACCCTGATGCAGGATGCGAAGCACCGTGGCATCCGGTTCCTGCCGGTGTCGGTGGTTCATAGCGGTGTGATGACGGATGTAGTGGATGAGAAAACGATCCGGCTCGGGTTGCACCGGGTGAAGGGCTTGTCCGCGGATACGATGAAGCGGCTTGTGGATGAGAGAGGAAAGCATGCCTTCGAATCGCTGGAGGACTTTCTCGAACATGCGCGGCCGAAGGATAAGGAACGTCGTGCACTGGCGAAGGCGGGAGCCTTGAACGATCTGCCGCAGGTGGTGCATCGTCGTCATGCACTGTGGCAATCCGAACTGCCGATCCGGGAAGAACTGCTTCGTCATGAGAACACCGCGCCAGTCTTGCCTCCAATGGCGATGGCGGAGCGGTTGAGCGCGGACTTGGAAACGCAGGGCGCGTCCACCGGGCCGCATCCGATGAAACTCTGGCGGCAGACGAACACCCTGCGCCTGCAACGCGCGCGGGATCTCGATTGCCAGCCGCATGGCATGCCGGTGACGGTGGGCGGCATGGTGATCTGCCGCCAGCGCCCGGGCACGGCGAAGGGGCATTGCTTCATCAGCCTGGAGGATGAGACCGGCATCGCGAATCTGTTCGTGCCGGAGTCCACCTACAAGCTGTTCCGGCTGGTGATCGTGACCGAGGGTTACCTGTTGGCGGAAGGCCGGGTTCAACGCCGCGGTGACAGCCTGCCAACGGTGTATGTCACTAGCATCCGTTCCTTACCGGGCTTCGATCCCACGCATGGGACGAGCTCGCATGATTTCCATTGA
- a CDS encoding acyl-CoA thioesterase → MDAPLYRHATEIAFGDTDASGLMHFPSVFRYVEAAEHAFLRANDIHVFDRENGGWPRVHVDCDYRRPMFFGDKIEVRLGISKIGGSSLTWVFEIWKGEECCAAGSIVTVRVNAIGKPLVIDAATRAVLGGS, encoded by the coding sequence ATGGATGCGCCGCTCTATCGCCACGCCACGGAGATCGCCTTCGGGGATACCGATGCGAGCGGCCTGATGCACTTTCCCAGCGTGTTCCGCTACGTCGAGGCGGCGGAACACGCTTTTTTGCGCGCGAACGACATCCATGTCTTCGACCGCGAGAACGGCGGCTGGCCGCGCGTCCACGTGGATTGCGACTACCGCCGCCCGATGTTCTTCGGCGACAAGATCGAGGTGCGGCTCGGCATTTCGAAAATCGGCGGTTCCTCGCTGACTTGGGTGTTCGAGATCTGGAAAGGCGAAGAATGCTGCGCCGCCGGATCGATCGTCACCGTGCGCGTGAACGCCATCGGCAAGCCGCTGGTAATCGACGCCGCCACGCGGGCGGTGCTGGGTGGTAGCTGA
- a CDS encoding ABC transporter ATP-binding protein, whose translation MMPPISDPAVSTTALASVGTDARTVNRPILEVRSLRKTYRNGGHELTVLRDIDLTLEEGDTCAIIGPSGSGKTTLLGLCAGLDDASAGTVKIDGQPLETLDQDARAALRNRLVGFVFQNFQLIPTLTALENVLVPLELRGETGRQQDAAELLKQVGLGERLDHYPLQLSGGEQQRVALARAFIHRPKILFADEPTGNLDAETSGPIVEMLFRLNREAGTALVLVTHDPSLAAKARRVIKMGGGAIIGEEEHAR comes from the coding sequence ATGATGCCGCCGATTTCCGACCCAGCCGTTTCAACCACCGCATTGGCCAGCGTAGGCACGGATGCCCGGACCGTCAACCGGCCCATTCTGGAGGTCCGCTCGCTGCGCAAGACCTATCGGAACGGCGGTCACGAACTCACCGTCCTGCGTGACATCGATCTCACACTGGAAGAGGGCGACACCTGCGCGATCATCGGCCCATCCGGCAGCGGCAAGACGACCCTGCTCGGCCTGTGTGCAGGGCTCGATGACGCCAGTGCGGGAACCGTGAAGATTGATGGCCAGCCGTTAGAAACGCTCGATCAGGACGCCCGTGCGGCGCTGCGCAACCGGCTGGTGGGCTTCGTGTTCCAGAACTTCCAGCTCATCCCCACGCTCACCGCCTTGGAAAACGTGCTCGTGCCATTGGAACTGCGCGGTGAAACGGGACGGCAGCAGGATGCGGCGGAGCTTCTCAAACAGGTCGGCCTCGGCGAGCGGCTGGATCATTATCCGCTCCAGCTTTCCGGCGGCGAGCAGCAGCGTGTGGCGCTTGCGAGAGCCTTCATCCACCGCCCGAAAATCCTCTTCGCCGATGAGCCGACCGGCAACCTCGATGCCGAGACCAGCGGCCCGATCGTGGAGATGCTGTTCCGGCTGAACCGCGAAGCGGGCACCGCGCTGGTGCTGGTGACGCATGATCCCTCGCTGGCCGCAAAGGCGCGCCGGGTGATCAAGATGGGCGGCGGAGCGATCATCGGGGAGGAGGAGCATGCCCGCTGA
- the der gene encoding ribosome biogenesis GTPase Der, translating into MPTVAIVGRPNVGKSALFNRLAGRKIAIVHDQPGVTRDRISAPCKATTTACTIIDTGGIGASLDDGFADQVAIEADIAMQTADLILFIVDAHEGLTPIDQALAQKLRKAKPPVRLVLNKVDHEKHENVFADFARLGLGAGIHVSAEHGRNVGALVDVIEEVIAPLVAETEAEAEVAEAVGIKLAIVGKPNAGKSSLINAILKDERTIVSEIAGTTRDAVDLPYQFAGENFTLIDTAGLRPRGKRDSSVEVFSAMRTEKAIRRSDLCVLVIDLAAGISAMDRKIAQLIMEEKKPCLIVLNKFDLYHPDAPRGARLEEATEHVRRELFFLAYAPFVATSAKKGQAVDHVLKEALKIRDKAQNLPGTGVLNRILHQAFEMNPPGSDRKSGKRLKLYYATTALNEKYSVIPVPTLVLFVNDKKLMATSYEQYLTNRYREKHPAPGIPVVFSVRSRDRRDLKKDER; encoded by the coding sequence ATGCCCACCGTCGCCATCGTCGGACGCCCGAATGTCGGGAAATCCGCGCTCTTCAACCGCCTCGCCGGGCGGAAAATCGCCATCGTCCACGACCAGCCGGGCGTCACACGGGACCGCATTTCCGCGCCCTGCAAGGCGACCACCACCGCCTGCACCATCATCGACACCGGCGGTATCGGCGCGTCCTTGGATGACGGCTTCGCCGACCAGGTGGCCATCGAGGCGGACATCGCGATGCAAACCGCGGACCTGATCCTCTTCATCGTGGACGCCCACGAAGGCCTCACTCCCATCGACCAGGCGCTCGCCCAGAAGCTCCGCAAGGCCAAGCCGCCCGTCCGCCTCGTCCTGAACAAGGTGGACCACGAAAAGCACGAAAACGTTTTCGCGGACTTCGCACGACTGGGACTCGGCGCGGGCATCCACGTTTCCGCCGAACACGGCCGCAACGTCGGCGCGCTGGTGGACGTCATCGAGGAAGTGATCGCCCCGCTCGTCGCGGAAACCGAAGCCGAGGCAGAGGTCGCGGAAGCCGTGGGCATCAAGCTCGCCATCGTCGGCAAGCCGAACGCGGGCAAGTCCTCCCTCATCAACGCCATCCTTAAGGACGAGCGCACCATCGTCAGCGAAATCGCCGGCACCACCCGTGATGCCGTCGACCTCCCCTACCAGTTCGCCGGGGAAAATTTCACCCTCATCGACACCGCCGGCTTGCGTCCGCGCGGCAAGCGCGATTCCTCCGTGGAGGTCTTCTCCGCCATGCGCACGGAGAAGGCGATCCGCCGCAGCGACCTCTGCGTGCTCGTCATCGACCTCGCAGCCGGGATCTCCGCGATGGACCGCAAGATCGCCCAGCTCATCATGGAGGAGAAAAAGCCCTGCCTGATCGTGCTGAACAAGTTCGACCTCTATCACCCGGACGCCCCGCGCGGTGCCCGCCTGGAGGAAGCCACCGAGCACGTCCGCCGCGAGCTGTTCTTCCTCGCCTACGCTCCCTTCGTCGCCACCTCGGCGAAGAAAGGCCAGGCCGTCGACCACGTGCTGAAGGAAGCACTCAAGATCCGCGACAAGGCCCAGAACCTCCCCGGCACCGGCGTCCTCAACCGCATCCTGCACCAAGCCTTTGAAATGAATCCGCCGGGCAGCGACCGCAAGTCCGGCAAGCGTCTCAAGCTCTACTACGCCACCACCGCGCTGAACGAGAAATACAGCGTCATCCCGGTGCCGACCCTCGTCCTGTTCGTGAACGACAAGAAGCTCATGGCCACCAGCTACGAGCAGTATCTCACCAACCGCTACCGCGAAAAGCACCCCGCCCCGGGCATCCCGGTGGTCTTCTCCGTGCGCTCACGCGACCGGCGGGATCTGAAGAAAGACGAGAGGTAG
- a CDS encoding cysteine peptidase family C39 domain-containing protein translates to MSPTTAAISTLILVIAVALLLARRIGLLAQRARKPWRLGIALVLTLLSLPSLWFSVYYLHILPETKLLYDLRAQPLSEWWLAFFLPAAVSWSAFIPRPLAVASYGLAIAAMLPPFLKPIRRPLDQSRLIEQWIGDSCIQSTESTCGPASSATVLRFLGDKTATEKDLARRAWSTSSGTEAWHLARALRRRGRTVDFEFNGLPSPDHLPGVLGVNVTGNGHFIALLKCEGDLWTIADPLSGMEVISRQDLEKREISPFFMRIR, encoded by the coding sequence ATGTCCCCCACCACCGCCGCCATCTCCACGCTGATCCTCGTCATCGCCGTGGCCTTGCTGCTGGCACGGCGGATCGGTCTCCTCGCACAGCGTGCGCGGAAACCTTGGCGGCTTGGCATCGCCCTCGTGCTCACCCTTCTCAGCCTGCCGAGCCTGTGGTTCAGCGTCTACTATCTCCACATCCTGCCGGAGACGAAACTGCTCTACGACTTGCGCGCGCAGCCGCTCTCCGAATGGTGGCTGGCGTTCTTCCTCCCGGCTGCGGTGTCCTGGAGCGCGTTCATTCCACGCCCGCTGGCCGTGGCTTCCTACGGCCTCGCCATCGCCGCGATGCTGCCTCCATTCCTGAAGCCGATCCGCCGGCCACTGGATCAATCACGTTTGATCGAGCAGTGGATTGGAGACTCCTGCATCCAATCCACCGAGTCCACCTGCGGCCCCGCCAGCTCGGCGACCGTACTACGTTTCCTCGGCGACAAGACCGCCACGGAAAAGGATCTCGCCCGCCGCGCATGGTCCACCAGCAGCGGCACCGAAGCCTGGCACCTCGCCCGCGCCCTGCGTCGCCGCGGCCGCACCGTGGACTTCGAGTTCAATGGCCTCCCCTCACCTGATCATCTCCCCGGAGTGCTCGGCGTGAATGTCACCGGCAACGGCCACTTCATCGCCCTGCTGAAATGCGAAGGCGACCTGTGGACCATCGCCGATCCGCTGTCGGGCATGGAAGTCATCAGCCGCCAGGATCTGGAAAAGCGGGAGATCTCGCCGTTCTTCATGCGGATCCGTTAG
- a CDS encoding ABC transporter ATP-binding protein, giving the protein MPLLDVKNLSTRFHTRNGVVHAVEDVSFSVDAGKTLGIVGESGSGKSVTCYSLLGLIPQPPGRIHSGSAMFDGIDLLKATEKQLQKIRGKRVSMIFQDPMTSLNPYMKVSDQLMEPLALHEGIKGKAALDRAIQSLAEVGIHEPEKRVHSYPHEFSGGMRQRVMIAMALITRPELLICDEPTTALDVTVQKQVLDLIRERQRDLGTAVVFITHDLAVVSEMCDHINVMYAGRVVESASKEDLFKHPRHSYTRSLLKSIPASHPKGDPLYTIAGLPPDLTRPPVGCAFQPRNRIGKPELCLTDRHPALTEVSPGHFVQNCPGCLA; this is encoded by the coding sequence ATGCCGCTGCTCGACGTCAAAAACCTCTCCACCCGCTTCCACACCCGCAATGGCGTCGTCCATGCCGTGGAGGATGTCTCGTTCTCCGTGGATGCGGGCAAGACCCTCGGCATCGTCGGTGAGTCCGGGTCGGGCAAATCCGTCACCTGCTACTCGCTGCTCGGCCTGATCCCGCAGCCTCCCGGCCGCATCCATTCCGGCTCGGCGATGTTTGATGGCATCGACTTGCTCAAGGCCACCGAGAAGCAGCTCCAGAAGATCCGCGGCAAGCGTGTCTCGATGATCTTCCAGGATCCCATGACCTCGCTGAACCCCTACATGAAGGTCAGCGACCAGCTCATGGAACCGCTCGCCTTGCACGAGGGCATCAAGGGCAAGGCCGCGCTCGACCGCGCGATCCAGTCGCTCGCGGAGGTCGGTATCCACGAGCCGGAAAAACGCGTTCACAGCTACCCGCACGAGTTCTCCGGCGGCATGCGCCAGCGCGTGATGATCGCCATGGCCCTCATCACCCGCCCCGAGCTGCTGATCTGCGACGAGCCCACCACCGCGCTCGACGTGACCGTGCAGAAGCAGGTGCTCGACCTGATCCGCGAGCGCCAGCGTGACCTCGGCACCGCCGTGGTCTTCATCACCCATGACCTCGCCGTGGTCTCGGAGATGTGCGATCACATCAACGTGATGTATGCCGGCCGTGTGGTGGAAAGCGCCAGCAAGGAAGACCTCTTCAAGCACCCGCGCCACTCCTACACGCGCAGCCTGCTCAAATCGATCCCGGCCTCCCATCCGAAGGGCGATCCGCTCTACACCATCGCCGGTCTGCCACCGGATCTCACCCGTCCGCCCGTCGGCTGCGCCTTCCAGCCGCGCAACCGCATCGGCAAGCCCGAGCTCTGTCTCACCGACCGCCATCCGGCATTGACGGAAGTTTCCCCCGGCCACTTCGTCCAGAACTGCCCCGGGTGCCTGGCTTGA
- the fabF gene encoding beta-ketoacyl-ACP synthase II, translating to MSERRVVITGIGCISPLGNDLASTWDGLKNGRSGIGRITQLDPEPYECKIAGEVKNFNADGYFKAPKDARRSDRYVQFAVAAAKLAIEDSGLDTNAIDPRRVGVMVGSGIGGLATLEREHEVCLSKGPKRVSPFTIPMMISNIASGIISMEHGLLGPNMVIVTACATSNHNIGEAWRMIKFGDADAFVCGGAEATILPMGLAGFANMKALSTRNDEPERASRPFDKNRDGFVMGEGAGVVVIEELEHALKRGATIYAELTGYGVSADAYHLSAPSPDGSGPAYAIQMALRHSKLNPEDVNYLNAHATSTGLGDIAETKAIKRAFGDYATNGLAVSSTKSMTGHMLGAAGGIELIASVMAIKDGVIPPTINVEEQDPECDLDVVPNTAREAKVDVAMSNSFGFGGHNATVVVKRYA from the coding sequence ATGAGCGAACGACGCGTCGTCATCACTGGCATTGGTTGTATTTCCCCCCTCGGCAATGATCTGGCTTCCACTTGGGATGGCCTGAAGAACGGCCGCAGTGGAATCGGTCGGATCACCCAGCTCGATCCCGAACCGTATGAGTGCAAGATCGCCGGTGAGGTGAAGAACTTCAATGCGGACGGCTACTTCAAGGCCCCGAAGGACGCCCGCCGTTCCGACCGCTACGTGCAATTCGCCGTGGCCGCCGCCAAGCTGGCGATCGAGGACTCCGGCCTGGACACCAATGCCATCGACCCGCGCCGCGTGGGCGTGATGGTCGGCTCCGGCATCGGCGGTCTGGCCACGCTCGAGCGCGAGCACGAAGTCTGCCTTTCCAAGGGACCGAAGCGTGTTTCGCCCTTCACCATCCCGATGATGATTTCCAACATCGCCAGCGGCATCATCTCCATGGAGCACGGCCTGCTCGGCCCGAACATGGTGATCGTGACCGCCTGCGCGACCTCGAACCACAACATCGGGGAAGCCTGGCGCATGATCAAATTCGGCGATGCCGATGCCTTCGTCTGCGGTGGTGCGGAAGCGACCATCCTGCCGATGGGCCTCGCGGGCTTTGCCAACATGAAGGCTCTCAGCACCCGCAACGACGAGCCGGAGCGCGCCTCCCGCCCGTTCGACAAGAACCGCGATGGCTTCGTGATGGGTGAAGGTGCCGGCGTGGTGGTGATCGAGGAACTCGAGCATGCCCTCAAGCGCGGTGCCACCATCTACGCGGAGCTCACCGGCTACGGTGTCAGCGCGGATGCCTACCACCTCAGCGCTCCTTCCCCGGACGGTTCCGGCCCGGCCTACGCCATCCAGATGGCGCTGCGCCACAGCAAGCTGAACCCGGAGGATGTGAACTATCTCAACGCCCACGCGACCTCCACCGGTCTCGGTGACATCGCGGAAACCAAGGCGATCAAGCGAGCCTTCGGTGATTACGCGACCAACGGCCTCGCCGTCAGCTCCACCAAGTCCATGACCGGCCACATGCTCGGCGCGGCCGGTGGCATCGAGCTGATCGCCAGCGTGATGGCCATCAAGGACGGCGTCATCCCGCCGACCATCAACGTCGAGGAGCAGGATCCGGAGTGCGATCTGGATGTCGTCCCGAACACCGCCCGCGAGGCGAAGGTGGACGTGGCGATGAGCAACAGCTTCGGTTTCGGCGGCCACAACGCCACCGTGGTGGTGAAGCGTTACGCCTGA